In Phyllostomus discolor isolate MPI-MPIP mPhyDis1 chromosome 3, mPhyDis1.pri.v3, whole genome shotgun sequence, a single genomic region encodes these proteins:
- the LHX3 gene encoding LIM/homeobox protein Lhx3 isoform X2 yields MLLETEQDLDRPGAPSAAAVCSFSGTREIPLCAGCDQHILDRFILKALDRHWHSKCLKCSDCHTPLAERCFSRGESVYCKEDFFKRFGTKCAACQLGIPPTQVVRRAQDFVYHLHCFACVVCKRQLATGDEFYLMEDSRLVCKADYETAKQREAEATAKRPRTTITAKQLETLKSAYNTSPKPARHVREQLSSETGLDMRVVQVWFQNRRAKEKRLKKDAGRQRWGQYFRSMKRARGGSKSDKDSVQEEGQDSDAEVSFTEEPPMAEMGPANGLYGSLGEPTPALGRPSGAPGSFPLEHGGLAGPEPYRELRPGSPYGVPPSPAALQGLPGPQPLLSSLVYPDASLGLVPAGAPGGPPPMRVLTGNGPSSDLSTGSSGGYPDFPASPASWLDEVDHAQF; encoded by the exons ATGCTACTGGAGACGGAGCAGGACCTAGACAGGCCCGGTGCCCCCTCGGCCGCGGCTGTCTGCAGCTTCAGCGGGACTCGGG AGATCCCGCTGTGCGCCGGCTGCGACCAGCACATCCTGGACCGCTTCATCCTCAAGGCGCTGGACCGGCACTGGCACAGCAAGTGCCTCAAGTGCAGCGACTGCCACACGCCGCTGGCCGAGCGCTGCTTCAGCCGCGGGGAGAGCGTGTACTGCAAGGAGGACTTCTTCAA GCGCTTCGGGACCAAGTGCGCCGCGTGCCAGCTGGGCATCCCGCCCACCCAGGTGGTGCGCCGCGCCCAGGACTTCGTGTACCACCTGCACTGCTTCGCCTGCGTCgtgtgcaagcggcagctggccaCGGGCGACGAGTTCTACCTCATGGAGGACAGCCGGCTGGTGTGCAAGGCGGACTACGAGACGGCCAAGCAGCGAG AGGCTGAGGCCACGGCCAAGCGGCCGCGCACGACCATCACGGCCAAGCAGCTGGAGACGCTCAAGAGCGCCTACAACACGTCGCCCAAGCCGGCGCGCCACGTGCGCGAGCAGCTCTCGTCCGAGACCGGCCTGGACATGCGCGTCGTGCAG gtgtggTTCCAGAACCGCCGGGCCAAGGAGAAGAGACTCAAGAAGGACGCGGGCCGGCAGCGCTGGGGCCAGTACTTCCGCAGCATGAAGCGCGCGCGCGGCGGCTCCAAGTCCGACAAGGACAGCgtccaggaggaggggcaggacagCGACGCCGAGGTCTCCTTCACCG AAGAGCCCCCCATGGCGGAAATGGGCCCTGCCAACGGTCTCTACGGCAGCCTGGGGGAGCCCACCCCGGCCTTGGGCCGGCCCTCGGGGGCCCCGGGCAGCTTCCCGCTGGAGCACGGAGGCCTGGCGGGTCCGGAACCCTACCGAGAGCTCCGCCCCGGCAGCCCCTACGGCGTGCCCCCGTCCCCGGcggccctgcagggcctccccgggccccagcccctcctttcCAGCTTGGTGTACCCCGATGCCAGCCTGGGCCTTGTACCCGCGGGGGCCCCGGGCGGGCCTCCGCCCATGAGGGTGCTGACAGGGAACGGCCCCAGCTCCGACCTGTCCACCGGGAGCAGCGGGGGCTACCCCGACTTCCCCGCCAGCCCCGCCTCCTGGCTGGACGAGGTGGACCACGCCCAGTTCTGA
- the LHX3 gene encoding LIM/homeobox protein Lhx3 isoform X1: MEARGELGPGREPASGDLLLALLARREDLRREIPLCAGCDQHILDRFILKALDRHWHSKCLKCSDCHTPLAERCFSRGESVYCKEDFFKRFGTKCAACQLGIPPTQVVRRAQDFVYHLHCFACVVCKRQLATGDEFYLMEDSRLVCKADYETAKQREAEATAKRPRTTITAKQLETLKSAYNTSPKPARHVREQLSSETGLDMRVVQVWFQNRRAKEKRLKKDAGRQRWGQYFRSMKRARGGSKSDKDSVQEEGQDSDAEVSFTEEPPMAEMGPANGLYGSLGEPTPALGRPSGAPGSFPLEHGGLAGPEPYRELRPGSPYGVPPSPAALQGLPGPQPLLSSLVYPDASLGLVPAGAPGGPPPMRVLTGNGPSSDLSTGSSGGYPDFPASPASWLDEVDHAQF, from the exons ATGGAGGCTCGCGGGGAGCTGGGCCCGGGCCGGGAGCCGGCGAGCGGCGACCTACTGCTGGCGCTGCTGGCGCGGAGGGAGGACTTGCGCCGAG AGATCCCGCTGTGCGCCGGCTGCGACCAGCACATCCTGGACCGCTTCATCCTCAAGGCGCTGGACCGGCACTGGCACAGCAAGTGCCTCAAGTGCAGCGACTGCCACACGCCGCTGGCCGAGCGCTGCTTCAGCCGCGGGGAGAGCGTGTACTGCAAGGAGGACTTCTTCAA GCGCTTCGGGACCAAGTGCGCCGCGTGCCAGCTGGGCATCCCGCCCACCCAGGTGGTGCGCCGCGCCCAGGACTTCGTGTACCACCTGCACTGCTTCGCCTGCGTCgtgtgcaagcggcagctggccaCGGGCGACGAGTTCTACCTCATGGAGGACAGCCGGCTGGTGTGCAAGGCGGACTACGAGACGGCCAAGCAGCGAG AGGCTGAGGCCACGGCCAAGCGGCCGCGCACGACCATCACGGCCAAGCAGCTGGAGACGCTCAAGAGCGCCTACAACACGTCGCCCAAGCCGGCGCGCCACGTGCGCGAGCAGCTCTCGTCCGAGACCGGCCTGGACATGCGCGTCGTGCAG gtgtggTTCCAGAACCGCCGGGCCAAGGAGAAGAGACTCAAGAAGGACGCGGGCCGGCAGCGCTGGGGCCAGTACTTCCGCAGCATGAAGCGCGCGCGCGGCGGCTCCAAGTCCGACAAGGACAGCgtccaggaggaggggcaggacagCGACGCCGAGGTCTCCTTCACCG AAGAGCCCCCCATGGCGGAAATGGGCCCTGCCAACGGTCTCTACGGCAGCCTGGGGGAGCCCACCCCGGCCTTGGGCCGGCCCTCGGGGGCCCCGGGCAGCTTCCCGCTGGAGCACGGAGGCCTGGCGGGTCCGGAACCCTACCGAGAGCTCCGCCCCGGCAGCCCCTACGGCGTGCCCCCGTCCCCGGcggccctgcagggcctccccgggccccagcccctcctttcCAGCTTGGTGTACCCCGATGCCAGCCTGGGCCTTGTACCCGCGGGGGCCCCGGGCGGGCCTCCGCCCATGAGGGTGCTGACAGGGAACGGCCCCAGCTCCGACCTGTCCACCGGGAGCAGCGGGGGCTACCCCGACTTCCCCGCCAGCCCCGCCTCCTGGCTGGACGAGGTGGACCACGCCCAGTTCTGA